From the Primulina tabacum isolate GXHZ01 chromosome 3, ASM2559414v2, whole genome shotgun sequence genome, one window contains:
- the LOC142540567 gene encoding trihelix transcription factor ENAP1-like isoform X2: MGDLMEASTLQTPTSRQLPFREDCWSEEATWTLVDAWGRRYLELNRGNLRQKDWQEVADAVNASHGHTKKTRRTDVQCKNRIDTLKKKYKIEKTKISESSGTFTSSWPFFSRLEYLVGSNSHKHQNEKTTPLAVVPLGVSQYTPPSSLPSPPMAVPLTYRKSPSSAVVTPVILPQKRPMPSLPVDELYFKRNYSVMAAAAAAADEDDGESEGAEAEGSEDRGAEVEDDGEDGMGRLAKAIERFGEIYEKVEGMKQRQMVELEKQRMQFAKDLEVQRMQLFMDTQVQLEKIKRDKRSGSADGMQHNIMY, encoded by the coding sequence ATGGGCGATTTAATGGAAGCGTCGACCCTCCAGACGCCGACGTCCAGGCAACTGCCGTTCCGTGAGGATTGCTGGTCCGAGGAGGCTACTTGGACTCTCGTTGACGCTTGGGGCCGCCGTTACCTGGAACTTAACCGTGGGAATCTCCGTCAGAAGGATTGGCAAGAGGTGGCTGATGCCGTTAATGCAAGTCACGGTCATACAAAGAAGACTCGTCGTACAGATGTTCAGTGTAAGAATCGGATTGATACGCTGAAGAAGAAGTATAAGATCGAGAAGACTAAGATCTCTGAATCCAGTGGTACGTTCACATCGTCGTGGCCGTTTTTCTCGCGTCTCGAGTATTTGGTTGGATCTAATTCTCATAAGCATCAGAATGAGAAAACCACGCCTTTGGCGGTGGTGCCGTTGGGGGTGTCACAGTATACGCCGCCTTCATCCCTCCCATCACCGCCGATGGCCGTTCCATTGACGTACCGAAAATCGCCTTCCTCAGCGGTGGTTACACCGGTGATTTTGCCTCAGAAACGTCCGATGCCGTCGCTACCTGTGGACGAGTTGTATTTCAAGAGGAATTATTCTGTGATGGCTGCTGCTGCGGCTGCAGCGGATGAAGATGACGGAGAATCGGAAGGGGCTGAAGCGGAGGGGAGCGAGGATAGGGGTGCGGAGGTGGAAGATGACGGGGAGGATGGGATGGGAAGGTTGGCGAAGGCAATTGAGAGGTTTGGTGAGATTTATGAGAAGGTGGAGGGCATGAAGCAGAGGCAGATGGTTGAGTTGGAGAAGCAGAGGATGCAGTTTGCCAAAGATTTGGAGGTTCAGAGGATGCAATTGTTTATGGATACTCAGGTTCAGCTAGAGAAGATCAAGCGGGATAAGAGATCTGGATCTGCTGATGGTATGCAGCACAATATCATGTATTAA
- the LOC142540567 gene encoding trihelix transcription factor ENAP1-like isoform X3 — protein MGDLMEASTLQTPTSRQLPFREDCWSEEATWTLVDAWGRRYLELNRGNLRQKDWQEVADAVNASHGHTKKTRRTDVQCKNRIDTLKKKYKIEKTKISESSGTFTSSWPFFSRLEYLVGSNSHKHQNEKTTPLAVVPLGVSQYTPPSSLPSPPMAVPLTYRKSPSSAVVTPVILPQKRPMPSLPVDELYFKRNYSVMAAAAAAADEDDGESEGAEAEGSEDRGAEVEDDGEDGMGRLAKAIERFGEIYEKVEGMKQRQMVELEKQRMQFAKDLEVQRMQLFMDTQVQLEKIKRDKRSGSADDIYS, from the coding sequence ATGGGCGATTTAATGGAAGCGTCGACCCTCCAGACGCCGACGTCCAGGCAACTGCCGTTCCGTGAGGATTGCTGGTCCGAGGAGGCTACTTGGACTCTCGTTGACGCTTGGGGCCGCCGTTACCTGGAACTTAACCGTGGGAATCTCCGTCAGAAGGATTGGCAAGAGGTGGCTGATGCCGTTAATGCAAGTCACGGTCATACAAAGAAGACTCGTCGTACAGATGTTCAGTGTAAGAATCGGATTGATACGCTGAAGAAGAAGTATAAGATCGAGAAGACTAAGATCTCTGAATCCAGTGGTACGTTCACATCGTCGTGGCCGTTTTTCTCGCGTCTCGAGTATTTGGTTGGATCTAATTCTCATAAGCATCAGAATGAGAAAACCACGCCTTTGGCGGTGGTGCCGTTGGGGGTGTCACAGTATACGCCGCCTTCATCCCTCCCATCACCGCCGATGGCCGTTCCATTGACGTACCGAAAATCGCCTTCCTCAGCGGTGGTTACACCGGTGATTTTGCCTCAGAAACGTCCGATGCCGTCGCTACCTGTGGACGAGTTGTATTTCAAGAGGAATTATTCTGTGATGGCTGCTGCTGCGGCTGCAGCGGATGAAGATGACGGAGAATCGGAAGGGGCTGAAGCGGAGGGGAGCGAGGATAGGGGTGCGGAGGTGGAAGATGACGGGGAGGATGGGATGGGAAGGTTGGCGAAGGCAATTGAGAGGTTTGGTGAGATTTATGAGAAGGTGGAGGGCATGAAGCAGAGGCAGATGGTTGAGTTGGAGAAGCAGAGGATGCAGTTTGCCAAAGATTTGGAGGTTCAGAGGATGCAATTGTTTATGGATACTCAGGTTCAGCTAGAGAAGATCAAGCGGGATAAGAGATCTGGATCTGCTGATG
- the LOC142540567 gene encoding trihelix transcription factor ENAP1-like isoform X1, giving the protein MGDLMEASTLQTPTSRQLPFREDCWSEEATWTLVDAWGRRYLELNRGNLRQKDWQEVADAVNASHGHTKKTRRTDVQCKNRIDTLKKKYKIEKTKISESSGTFTSSWPFFSRLEYLVGSNSHKHQNEKTTPLAVVPLGVSQYTPPSSLPSPPMAVPLTYRKSPSSAVVTPVILPQKRPMPSLPVDELYFKRNYSVMAAAAAAADEDDGESEGAEAEGSEDRGAEVEDDGEDGMGRLAKAIERFGEIYEKVEGMKQRQMVELEKQRMQFAKDLEVQRMQLFMDTQVQLEKIKRDKRSGSADGMQHNIIYL; this is encoded by the coding sequence ATGGGCGATTTAATGGAAGCGTCGACCCTCCAGACGCCGACGTCCAGGCAACTGCCGTTCCGTGAGGATTGCTGGTCCGAGGAGGCTACTTGGACTCTCGTTGACGCTTGGGGCCGCCGTTACCTGGAACTTAACCGTGGGAATCTCCGTCAGAAGGATTGGCAAGAGGTGGCTGATGCCGTTAATGCAAGTCACGGTCATACAAAGAAGACTCGTCGTACAGATGTTCAGTGTAAGAATCGGATTGATACGCTGAAGAAGAAGTATAAGATCGAGAAGACTAAGATCTCTGAATCCAGTGGTACGTTCACATCGTCGTGGCCGTTTTTCTCGCGTCTCGAGTATTTGGTTGGATCTAATTCTCATAAGCATCAGAATGAGAAAACCACGCCTTTGGCGGTGGTGCCGTTGGGGGTGTCACAGTATACGCCGCCTTCATCCCTCCCATCACCGCCGATGGCCGTTCCATTGACGTACCGAAAATCGCCTTCCTCAGCGGTGGTTACACCGGTGATTTTGCCTCAGAAACGTCCGATGCCGTCGCTACCTGTGGACGAGTTGTATTTCAAGAGGAATTATTCTGTGATGGCTGCTGCTGCGGCTGCAGCGGATGAAGATGACGGAGAATCGGAAGGGGCTGAAGCGGAGGGGAGCGAGGATAGGGGTGCGGAGGTGGAAGATGACGGGGAGGATGGGATGGGAAGGTTGGCGAAGGCAATTGAGAGGTTTGGTGAGATTTATGAGAAGGTGGAGGGCATGAAGCAGAGGCAGATGGTTGAGTTGGAGAAGCAGAGGATGCAGTTTGCCAAAGATTTGGAGGTTCAGAGGATGCAATTGTTTATGGATACTCAGGTTCAGCTAGAGAAGATCAAGCGGGATAAGAGATCTGGATCTGCTGATGGTATGCAGCACAATATCAT